A single region of the Dunckerocampus dactyliophorus isolate RoL2022-P2 chromosome 3, RoL_Ddac_1.1, whole genome shotgun sequence genome encodes:
- the LOC129178249 gene encoding zinc finger protein OZF-like — MCKVQMLRALVNERLTAAVEEIFVVLERTIAEYEQELSRTKEDNERQRKLLDAVFKPPLESQRADVSEEDVPPERQEWRSRVEQEEPQQPHIKEEKEEADMSKFPVTCVIVKSEEEEEEAQRSQLDQSQSEKTRRSEADSLLAPLSDSDDTSRSPDTDEDSKADMTHHTDKHFKCSQCDKTFAHRKNLQRHMRCHTGEKLISCSFCSERFAQREHWIEHTKIHAGEKPFSCSVCDMTFRFQSTFVNHMRTHTGEKPFTCSVCSMSFSVHSSLLRHMRSHTGEKPFVCSFCGKKFPRKMSLKEHTRIHTGEKPFSCSVCNASFRFQSKLVNHMRTHTGERPFSCSVCEKTFTQKEHLRIHMVTHSGEKAFSCTVCCQRFSAKSSLVTHMRTHTGEKPFSCNVCDEKFSYKYQLCKHACASGESSNSQTYFTA, encoded by the exons atgtgtaaagtccaaatgctgagagcgttggtgaaCGAGCGACTGACTGCGGCTGTCGAAGAAATATTTGTGGTgttggaaagaacgatagcagagtacgagcaggaactttctcgaacaaaagaggacAACGAGCGACAACGTAAACTACTGGACGCCGTTTTCAAGCCACCGCTGGAGTCACAGAGAGCGG ACGTCAGTGAGGAAGATGTTCCCCCTGAGCGGCAGGAGTGGCGCTCCagggtggagcaggaggagccccAGCAGcctcacattaaagaggaaaaggaggaggcTGACATGAGCAAGTTTCCAGTGACTTGTGTGATTGTGAAGAgcgaagaggaagaagaagaagctcagCGGTCACAGCTCGATCAGAGTCAAAGCGAGAAGACGAGAAGATCAGAAGCAGACagcctcttagctccactatcagatagcgACGACACGTCGCGCTCTCCTGACACTGACGAAGACTCTAAAGCGGATATGACACATCACACTGACAaacactttaaatgctctcaatgtGACAAAACCTTTGCCCACAGGAAGAATttgcaaagacacatgagatgtcacacgggagaaaaactaATTTCCTGCTCTTTTTGCAGCGAAAGATTTGCTCAGAGGGAACATTGGATAgagcacacaaaaatacacgCCGGAGAGAAACCCTTTTCCTGTTCGGTTTGCGACATGACTTTTAGATTTCAGTCAACATTTGTTAaccacatgagaacgcacactggcGAGAAACCGTTTACCTGCTCGGTCTGCAGCATGAGTTTTAGCGTTCATTCGTCTCTGTTGAGACACATGCGGTCGCACACCGGGGAGAAACCCTTTGTGTGCTCATTTTGTGGTAAAAAATTCCCCAGGAAGATGAGTTTGAAAGAACACacgagaatacacactggagaaaaacccttttccTGCTCAGTGTGCAACGCGAGCTTTAGATTTCAGTCCAAACTGGTGAaccacatgagaacgcacaccggTGAGAGACCTTTCTCCTGCTCAGTTTGCGAGAAAACATTCACTCAAAAGGAGCACCTGAGGATACACATGGTAACGCACAGCGGAGAAAAAGCATTTTCCTGCACAGTTTGCTGTCAGAGATTCTCAGCAAAAAGCAGTTTGGTCACACACATGCGgacacacactggtgagaaaccattCAGTTGCAACGTGTGCGATGAGAAGTTCTCTTACAAGTATCAGCTGTGCAAACACGCGTGTGCCAGCGGTGAGAGCAGCAACAGTCAAACGTATTTTACTGCATAG